The proteins below come from a single Anguilla rostrata isolate EN2019 chromosome 3, ASM1855537v3, whole genome shotgun sequence genomic window:
- the tssc4 gene encoding U5 small nuclear ribonucleoprotein TSSC4 — MCDQEKQSSAALVLANTDSADLSDTSSLSESDPEDSATPFDAEVENLSSSSSSSGEASPDRDPLGDRVGVGSGPGSRKPSFQLKGGSAGFSSRSQSIFDCLESAAKLASPGLGEDNVIDGTFLRPMPPPSHRKREEKREAAAGKPSSAAGAPESPTRSPRWTKYSLEDVPEISDQKNSQVALEYIQGLQREKGSLAVETQEPFVPAFNQDHTSSGDSKILFSRPGRRDEGQAAKDKAPEGCRPDGGRKQEVGLLHLEDPEEEPKPAEPSSGQRKRNSVSVEEEEDDGQQPSAVGFNCSRKVNRKKFRRGGEEEEEEED, encoded by the coding sequence ATGTGCGACCAAGAAAAGCAGAGCAGCGCCGCCCTCGTGCTGGCTAACACTGACAGCGCAGATCTGTCCGACACCAGCTCCCTGAGTGAGTCCGACCCCGAGGACTCCGCCACGCCCTTCGACGCCGAAGTGGAGAACttgtcgtcctcctcctcctcctccggagaGGCGTCTCCGGACCGGGATCCTCTGGGAGACCGCGTGGGTGTGGGCTCCGGCCCCGGCTCCCGCAAGCCCTCCTTCCAGCTGAAGGGGGGCAGCGCCGGCTTCTCGTCCCGCAGCCAGAGCATCTTCGACTGCCTGGAGAGCGCCGCCAAGCTGGCCTCCCCGGGCCTGGGCGAGGACAACGTCATCGACGGGACCTTCCTGCGCCCCATGCCCCCGCCCTCccacaggaagagggaggagaagagggaggcgGCGGCCGGCAAGCCCTCGTCCGCCGCGGGCGCTCCGGAAAGCCCCACCCGCTCGCCGCGCTGGACCAAGTACAGCCTGGAGGACGTGCCGGAGATCAGCGACCAGAAGAACAGCCAGGTGGCCCTGGAGTACATTCAGGGCCTGCAGCGGGAGAAGGGCTCGCTGGCCGTGGAGACCCAGGAGCCCTTCGTGCCCGCCTTCAACCAGGACCACACCAGCAGCGGCGACTCCAAAATCCTCTTCTCCAGGCCCGGCCGCCGGGACGAGGGCCAGGCCGCCAAGGATAAAGCGCCCGAGGGCTGCAGGCCCGATGgaggcaggaagcaggaagtgggccTCCTCCACCTGGAGGACCCCGAAGAGGAGCCGAAGCCCGCCGAGCCTTCCTCGGGACAGCGGAAGAGGAACAGTGTGTCggtagaggaagaggaagatgacgGACAGCAGCCGTCTGCTGTCGGGTTCAACTGCAGCCGGAAGGTCAACCGCAAGAAGTTCCGCCGAGGAggcgaagaggaggaggaggaggaagactga
- the LOC135250105 gene encoding interleukin-13 receptor subunit alpha-2-like — MAVDGTLWYAPVWMLTAVLLLLMNICLADHEITVDPPGNIQIVDPGHLGQLYINWTLPASLQNRTDCEIRFELQYFNTYEGEWTTIRTRLQSYSAQFDLEKNVHVRIQTILRGPCSGSKETKSPPAEVLQKPPGVDLPDTKIKGLRCIFHQKEYMNCTWHKGHRTPPQATYCLYFWHRKMGHAMECPKYIQSHGHRSGCSFPGSSLLEFTEFNVCVNGSSEGDLLQPAYFTLQLQNHVKPGVIDTLHLKTLPEGAVRLEWAPSKGRIPEACLEFEVESSPEGTGGLKVKNVTRKTYFTASPPGPCKSLCFRVKSRVHEFCSDASFWSDWSHPRCLSGNC, encoded by the exons ATGGCAGTGGATGGAACCCTGTGGTATGCACCTGTGTGGATGCTGACAgctgtgttgttgctgctgaTGAACATATGTCTAGCTGACCATGAAATCACAG TTGATCCTCCTGGGAACATACAGATAGTTGACCCTGGACACCTGGGACAGCTGTATATAAACTGGACACTCCCTGCAAGTCTGCAGAATCGGACTGACTGTGAAATTCGTTTTGAACTCCAGTACTTCAACACTTATGAGGGCGAGTGGACG ACGATCAGAACGAGGCTGCAGAGCTACAGCGCACAGTTTGACCTGGAGAAGAACGTGCACGTGCGCATACAAACAATTCTGAGAGGCCCTTGCAGCGGATCCAAGGAAACCAAGAGCCCACCTGCCGAGGTTCTCCAGAAGCCGCCGGGCGTAG ATTTGCCTGACACTAAAATTAAAGGTCTACGCTGTATATTCCATCAGAAGGAATATATGAATTGCACCTGGCACAAGGGACATAGGACGCCTCCTCAAGCCACATATTGCCTATACTTCTG GCACAGGAAAATGGGCCACGCTATGGAATGCCCCAAATATATCCAATCCCACGGGCACCGGAGTGGCTGCAGTTTTCCCGGGTCATCCCTCCTAGAATTCACAGAGTTCAACGTCTGTGTGAATGGCTCTTCAGAAGGAGATCTGCTACAACCAGCATACTTcaccctgcagctgcagaaccACG TGAAGCCTGGTGTCATTGATACACTGCACCTGAAGACCCTCCCCGAAGGGGCTGTCCGTTTGGAATGGGCACCATCCAAAGGAAGAATACCTGAGGCCTGCTTGGAGTTTGAAGTGGAGTCCAGCCCAGAGGGCACAGGGGGACTGAAG GTGAAGAATGTCACGAGAAAGACTTACTTCACCGCTTCACCCCCGGGCCCGTGTAAGAGCCTCTGCTTCCGGGTCAAGTCCAGGGTGCACGAGTTCTGCAGCGACGCAAGTTTCTGGAGCGACTGGAGCCACCCGCGCTGCTTATCAG GAAACTGCTGA